GCTTAGAAGTGAGAATGCCGGTATGAGTAGCGAAAGACGGGTGAGAATCCCGTCCACCGAATGCCTAAGGTTTCCTGAGGAAGGCTCGTCCGCTCAGGGTTAGTCAGGACCTAAGCCGAGGCCGACAGGCGTAGGCGATGGACAACAGGTTGATATTCCTGTACCACCTCTTTATCGTTTGAGCAATGGAGGGACGCAGAAGGATAGAAGAAGCGTGCGATTGGTTGTGCACGTCCAAGCAGTTAGGCTGATAAGTAGGCAAATCCGCTTATCGTAAAGGCTGAGCTGTGATGGGGAAGCTCCTTATGGAGCGAAGTCTTTGATTCCCCGCTGCCAAGAAAAGCTTCTAGCGAGATAAAAGGTGCCTGTACCGCAAACCGACACAGGTAGGCGAGGAGAGAATCCTAAGGTGTGCGAGAGAACTCTGGTTAAGGAACTCGGCAAAATGACCCCGTAACTTCGGGAGAAGGGGTGCTTTCTTAACGGAAAGCCGCAGTGAATAGGCCCAAGCGACTGTTTAGCAAAAACACAGCTCTCTGCGAAGCCGTAAGGCGAAGTATAGGGGGTGACACCTGCCCGGTGCTGGAAGGTTAAGGAGAGGGGTTAGCGTAAGCGAAGCTCTGAACTGAAGCCCCAGTAAACGGCGGCCGTAACTATAACGGTCCTAAGGTAGCGAAATTCCTTGTCGGGTAAGTTCCGACCCGCACGAAAGGTGTAACGATTTGGGCACTGTCTCAACCAGAGACTCGGTGAAATTATAGTACCTGTGAAGATGCAGGTTACCCGCGACAGGACGGAAAGACCCCGTGGAGCTTTACTGTAGCCTGATATTGAATTTTGGTACAGTTTGTACAGGATAGGCGGGAGCCATTGAAACCGGAGCGCTAGCTTCGGTGGAGGCGCTGGTGGGATACCGCCCTGACTGTATTGAAATTCTAACCTACGGGTCTTATCGACCCGGGAGACAGTGTCAGGTGGGCAGTTTGACTGGGGCGGTCGCCTCCTAAAGTGTAACGGAGGCGCCCAAAGGTTCCCTCAGAATGGTTGGAAATCATTCGTAGAGTGCAAAGGCATAAGGGAGCTTGACTGCGAGACCTACAAGTCGAGCAGGGACGAAAGTCGGGCTTAGTGATCCGGTGGTTCCGCATGGAAGGGCCATCGCTCAACGGATAAAAGCTACCCCGGGGATAACAGGCTTATCTCCCCCAAGAGTCCACATCGACGGGGAGGTTTGGCACCTCGATGTCGGCTCATCGCATCCTGGGGCTGTAGTCGGTCCCAAGGGTTGGGCTGTTCGCCCATTAAAGCGGTACGCGAGCTGGGTTCAGAACGTCGTGAGACAGTTCGGTCCCTATCCGTCGTGGGCGTAGGAAATTTGAGAGGAGCTGTCCTTAGTACGAGAGGACCGGGATGGACGCACCGCTGGTGTACCAGTTGTTCTGCCAAGGGCATAGCTGGGTAGCTATGTGCGGAAGGGATAAGTGCTGAAAGCATCTAAGCATGAAGCCCCCCTCAAGATGAGATTTCCCATAGCGTAAGCTAGTAAGATCCCTGAAAGATGATCAGGTTGATAGGTTCGAGGTGGAAGCATGGTGACATGTGGAGCTGACGAATACTAATAGATCGAGGACTTAACCATATAATATGTAGCAAATGTTATCTAGTTTTGAAGGAATATGCCTTCATAGTTTGGTGATGATGGCAGAGAGGTCACACCCGTTCCCATACCGAACACGGAAGTTAAGCTCTCTAGCGCCGATGGTAGTTGGGACCTTGTCCCTGTGAGAGTAGGACGTCGCCAAGCAACTAAAAACACAAGTCATTTGACTTGTGTTTTTTTATTTCCCATGAAATAGATTTGGTTCCATTAATAAAAAATTTGAAATATAGTAAGGGATTTTTTGAGCAGAAATACTTAGAAATTGATAAATAAATGGATAATCTTCAGAACCATAACTTCCAAGTAAGTCATACCACCAATCTGTTTCATATCTAGAAATCATGCTTAAATTATAGAGCAATAAATAATGAATGAGGAGTTCAGGTAATATTGGCTTAGGATTTCTAGGGTCAGTCGTAAGTGGCAAATAATAAGTATTAGTAAGATGTTCATAGTATAAAGGAGTACTGTACATAGGATTCCATGATTGAATAGGCGCTGTAAAAAGTAAATTCGATTCATTAGTCTTCTTAGGTACGTGTTGTATTGATAAATGCTTACAAGATGTTTCAATGTAACGAGAAAATCTCTCTTTAGTCATATGTAATCGATCTAGTAGGTTGACTGAAAAGGAGAGCTCATTTTTAATTGTTGAATCAATTTTATATAAAGTTGATCCTTTTTGACTATAACGAAATAAATTTTGTAATTCTGGAATATTTCCCATTAGTTCTAACATGTTAAATTTTTCTGCTTCTAAGTGTTTCATGTGAAACAGTTGTTCTGCAACATGAGTAAACAATCCGTTTTTTTGTACCTTCACCTCATCTTCTAAAAATTGATACCCTTGTTTTTTTCGTTTGCGAGTTGTAACGCCATGAGCTAAAACAGTAGTGGATTCAGGATAGTTAGGGTCAATAGTTAGTAGGCATGCTTTAAACAGTTGACTAATTCCATAAAATAACAACATTGGTTGAATGGAAAATGGAGCTGTCTTATATAATTCATAATAATTTTTCCCGTGTTCTAAGTAATAAATAAAGGGATAACAATTTTCAAAACTTTTTTTTTCTGCATCCTGAATAGAGGATTTTTCATAACAACGGGCAAGATAACGTTGTACGTTTTGAGATGAAAAAAAGAAACTTAACTGCTGCCAAGTACAAGATGTTTGATGCATATATTACGCTCCTTTTATTGTCTAAAAATTCTAACATATATATACGTCCTTGACAGTATTTTAACCAATTGATAAGCTACTAATAATAATTTCTGGTATCATAGGGGGAACAATTATGTGGGAATCTAAATTTGTTAAAGAAGGTTTGACTTTTGATGATGTATTACTTGTACCAGCTAGGTCAGATATATTACCAAGAGAAGTAAGTGTTAAAACAGTTTTATCTGAAAGCTTACAGCTAAACATCCCGTTAATTAGTGCAGGAATGGATACAGTAACAGAAGCTGACATGGCTATTGCAATGGCTCGCCAAGGTGGTTTAGGAATTATTCATAAGAATATGTCTATTGAGCAACAAGCAGAGCAAGTTGATAAAGTAAAGCGCTCTGAAAGCGGCGTTATTTCAGATCCTTTCTTCTTAACTCCAGAACATCAAGTATATGATGCAGAACATCTTATGGGAAAATATCGTATCTCAGGTGTACCGGTTGTAAATAATTTAGATGAGCGAAAATTAGTTGGTATTATTACAAACCGTGATATGCGCTTCATCCAAGACTACTCAATCAAAATTTCTGACGTAATGACAAAAGAACAATTAATTACAGCTCCAGTTGGTACTACACTGGAAGAAGCTGAAAAGATCCTACAAAAGTATAAAATTGAAAAACTCCCTCTTGTTGATAATAACGGTGTATTACAAGGGCTTATTACAATAAAAGATATTGAAAAAGTAATTGAATTCCCAAACTCTGCTAAGGATAAGCAAGGACGCTTATTGGTTGGAGCAGCAGTTGGTGTAACAGCGGATGCTATGCTTCGCATCGATGCATTAGTAAAAGCTAGTGTAGATGCAATTGTACTTGATACAGCACATGGACATTCTAAAGGTGTTATTGATAAGGTAAAAGAAGTTCGTGCTAAATACCCATCACTAAATATTATCGCTGGAAATGTTGCTACTGCTGAAGCAACGAAAGCATTAATTGAAGCTGGTGCAAACGTAGTTAAAGTTGGTATTGGACCAGGTTCTATTTGTACAACACGCGTTGTAGCCGGTGTTGGTGTACCACAATTAACTGCAGTTTATGATTGTGCAACAGAAGCCCGTAAACACGGTATTCCAGTTATTGCTGATGGTGGTATTAAGTACTCTGGTGATATGGTGAAAGCTTTAGCGGCAGGAGCACATGTTGTTATGCTAGGTAGCATGTTTGCAGGTGTTGCAGAAAGCCCTGGAGAAACTGAAATTTACCAAGGTCGTCAATTTAAAGTGTATCGTGGTATGGGTTCTGTCGGTGCGATGGAAAAAGGAAGTAAAGATCGTTACTTCCAAGAAGGTAATAAAAAGCTTGTCCCAGAAGGTATTGAAGGACGAGTGCCATATAAAGGACCTTTAGCAGATACAGTTCACCAATTAGTTGGTGGCTTACGTGCAGGTATGGGATATTGCGGAGCACAGGATTTAGAATTCTTACGCGAAAATGCACAATTCATTCGTATGTCAGGTGCTGGCTTACGTGAAAGTCATCCTCATCACGTACAAATTACAAAAGAGGCTCCAAACTACTCATTATAATGTCTTATATACAAATAGACAGAGATTTGATATCTCTGTCTATTTTTTTTTGATTATGTTAGAATAACGGTTATGTGAGTACATAGATATTGGGGGTAGCAAAAGTGAAAGGTATGTTTTGCAAAAGATTCATTGCTTTGGTAACAGTGCTTACACTAGCTTGTAGCATTTTTATGCCATATAGCAATGCATCAGCTGAAACAGGAGCCGCTTTAAACATTGAAGCAGGTGCGGCAATTTTAGTAGAAGCGAATTCTGGGAAAATTTTATATCAAAAGAATGCAGATGAATTATTATCCATTGCTAGTATGACAAAGATGATGAGTGAATATTTAGTTCACGAAGCAGTGGATAAAGGAAAACTTAAGTGGGACCAGAAAATTAAGGTTTCTGAATATGCATATAAGGTTTCACAAGATGCTTCATTATCAAATGTTGCATTAGAAAATGGTGGCTCTTATACAGTAAAAGAGTTATACGAAGCAATGGCAATCTTTTCTGCAAATGGTGCAACAATTGCATTAGCAGAAGCAATTGCAGGTAAAGAAGTAGACTTCGTAAAAATGATGAATGACAAATCGAAAGAACTAGGGGTAAAAAATTATAAATGTGTCAATTCTACAGGGTTAACGAATAAAGATTTAAAGGGAATGCATCCTGAAGGAACAACAGCGGATGAAGAAAATAAAATGTCTGCAAAGGATGTTGCAACTTTAGCACAACATTTAATTAAAGATTATCCAAAAGTGTTAGATACAGCAAAAATCCCTAAAAAAGAATTCCGTCCAGAAAAAGAGAAGTTTGGAATGTCGAACTGGAACTGGATGTTAAAGGGCTTAGTTAAAGAATATGATGGCGTAGATGGCCTAAAAACAGGCTCAACTCCAGAAGCAGGAGATTGCTTCACTGGTACGGTTGAAAGAAACGGAATGCGTTTTATTTCTGTAGTTATTAAAACAAGTTCTCATACAGCACGTTTTGATGAAACAAAGAAGCTATATGATTATGGATTTGCTAACTTTGAAGTGAAACAAATGTATAAAAAAGGTTCTTCAGTAAAAGGACAAGAAACAGTACGAGTAGAAAATGCGAAAGATAAAGATGTAGCAGTTCAAACGAAACAAGCTATTTCACTTCCAGTGCCAAAGGGAAGTAAAGATGTTTATAAAACAGAATTAAAAGAATCAAGTAAGGGACAAGAAGCACCTATTAAAAAGGGAGCTGCGCTTGGTCAAATGGTAATTACGCCAAAAGATACAAACGACCCTGGATTTTTAACCGGTAAGTCACTGCAAGTGGATCTTGTAACGACATCTGAAGTAGAAGAAGCAAACTGGTTTACTCGTGCTATGCGCGGAATTGGTTCATTCTTTAGTGGTATGTGGAATAGTGCTGTTGATACAGTAAAAGGTTGGTTTTAAAAGCTCCTCACGATAGGAGCTTTTTTTTATTCCTATTTTTCATACCGACTTTATGAAAAAGTAGTAGACAAGCATCTGATAGTTAGTGGTAGAATGTAAGAGTATTCTTAATTTTCGCCTTTAACGGGGGAAAGCAATTCACCTAGGGGGGTTTTTGTACATGACAAATGTAACAGGGACAGAACGTGTAAAACGTGGAATGGCAGAAATGCAAAAAGGCGGCGTTATTATGGACGTAGTTAACGCTGAACAAGCAAAAATTGCAGAAGAGGCAGGCGCAGTTGCCGTTATGGCATTAGAGCGTGTACCAGCAGATATTCGTGCAGCAGGTGGCGTTTCTCGTATGGCAGACCCAACAATTGTTGAAGAAGTTATGGGTGCGGTGTCAATTCCGGTTATGGCAAAATGCCGTATCGGTCACCTTGTAGAAGCACGTGTATTAGAATCATTAGGGGTAGACTATATCGATGAGAGTGAAGTATTAACTCCTGCTGATGAAGTATACCATTTAAATAAACGTGATTACACAGTTCCATTTGTATGTGGTTGCCGTGATATCGGAGAAGCTGCACGTCGTATTGCAGAAGGTGCATCTATGCTTCGTACAAAAGGTGAACCAGGAACAGGAAACATTGTAGAGGCAGTGCGTCATATGCGCCAAGTCAATGCAGAAATCCGTCAAGTTGCGAGTCTACGTGAAGATGAGTTAATGACATATGCAAAAAATACTGGCGCTCCTTACGAAGTATTACTTGAAATTAAACGTCTTGGTCGCTTACCAGTTGTAA
This DNA window, taken from Bacillus cereus ATCC 14579, encodes the following:
- the pdxS gene encoding pyridoxal 5'-phosphate synthase lyase subunit PdxS, yielding MTNVTGTERVKRGMAEMQKGGVIMDVVNAEQAKIAEEAGAVAVMALERVPADIRAAGGVSRMADPTIVEEVMGAVSIPVMAKCRIGHLVEARVLESLGVDYIDESEVLTPADEVYHLNKRDYTVPFVCGCRDIGEAARRIAEGASMLRTKGEPGTGNIVEAVRHMRQVNAEIRQVASLREDELMTYAKNTGAPYEVLLEIKRLGRLPVVNFAAGGVATPADAALMMQLGADGVFVGSGIFKSENPEKFARAIVEATTHYEDYELIASLSKGLGNAMKGVEISTLLPEQRMQERGW
- the guaB gene encoding IMP dehydrogenase, which encodes MWESKFVKEGLTFDDVLLVPARSDILPREVSVKTVLSESLQLNIPLISAGMDTVTEADMAIAMARQGGLGIIHKNMSIEQQAEQVDKVKRSESGVISDPFFLTPEHQVYDAEHLMGKYRISGVPVVNNLDERKLVGIITNRDMRFIQDYSIKISDVMTKEQLITAPVGTTLEEAEKILQKYKIEKLPLVDNNGVLQGLITIKDIEKVIEFPNSAKDKQGRLLVGAAVGVTADAMLRIDALVKASVDAIVLDTAHGHSKGVIDKVKEVRAKYPSLNIIAGNVATAEATKALIEAGANVVKVGIGPGSICTTRVVAGVGVPQLTAVYDCATEARKHGIPVIADGGIKYSGDMVKALAAGAHVVMLGSMFAGVAESPGETEIYQGRQFKVYRGMGSVGAMEKGSKDRYFQEGNKKLVPEGIEGRVPYKGPLADTVHQLVGGLRAGMGYCGAQDLEFLRENAQFIRMSGAGLRESHPHHVQITKEAPNYSL
- the dacA gene encoding D-alanyl-D-alanine carboxypeptidase DacA, with translation MFCKRFIALVTVLTLACSIFMPYSNASAETGAALNIEAGAAILVEANSGKILYQKNADELLSIASMTKMMSEYLVHEAVDKGKLKWDQKIKVSEYAYKVSQDASLSNVALENGGSYTVKELYEAMAIFSANGATIALAEAIAGKEVDFVKMMNDKSKELGVKNYKCVNSTGLTNKDLKGMHPEGTTADEENKMSAKDVATLAQHLIKDYPKVLDTAKIPKKEFRPEKEKFGMSNWNWMLKGLVKEYDGVDGLKTGSTPEAGDCFTGTVERNGMRFISVVIKTSSHTARFDETKKLYDYGFANFEVKQMYKKGSSVKGQETVRVENAKDKDVAVQTKQAISLPVPKGSKDVYKTELKESSKGQEAPIKKGAALGQMVITPKDTNDPGFLTGKSLQVDLVTTSEVEEANWFTRAMRGIGSFFSGMWNSAVDTVKGWF
- a CDS encoding YaaC family protein, which gives rise to MHQTSCTWQQLSFFFSSQNVQRYLARCYEKSSIQDAEKKSFENCYPFIYYLEHGKNYYELYKTAPFSIQPMLLFYGISQLFKACLLTIDPNYPESTTVLAHGVTTRKRKKQGYQFLEDEVKVQKNGLFTHVAEQLFHMKHLEAEKFNMLELMGNIPELQNLFRYSQKGSTLYKIDSTIKNELSFSVNLLDRLHMTKERFSRYIETSCKHLSIQHVPKKTNESNLLFTAPIQSWNPMYSTPLYYEHLTNTYYLPLTTDPRNPKPILPELLIHYLLLYNLSMISRYETDWWYDLLGSYGSEDYPFIYQFLSISAQKIPYYISNFLLMEPNLFHGK